A portion of the Pedobacter cryoconitis genome contains these proteins:
- a CDS encoding ABC transporter permease has product MIKLNFKIALRNLWKYKTYTLINIAGLTVGMACCILIFIFIRYQLSFDSQFKYSDRIYRIVTNWKMAAGTNTSQGVPIPLVKAITQDFPQVEKAAAIQGSYGMISINNFSGKPGLRETSRLFYAQPAFFEIFNFTWLAGNPQQALSQPNTVVLSDAKAIQYFGDWHKAVGKSIRLNNKADLKVTGVFKALSENTSLPLHVVLSYATFPDKNDKNWNYVISHSECYILLKKEVGIHDLAASLAAFNHKHYNDTDKQGQQYHSFQPLKDIHHNGLYGNFAHKTMEKKEIYGLVIIGVFLLLTACINFINISTAQAINRSKEVGIRKVMGSGRKQLMIQFLAETLTLSLIALLIACVLTEITIPYLQHLFDEPISFSLFEHPVIFVFLAGLVLTVGLLAGFYPAMVMSGFSPALAIKNKVASNQAGGLGLRRILVVVQFTITVVLIISTLVVLKQMNYMRQKPLGFNPDAVAMIRLPNDSQNQPKQNQLRERILTIPGVSQVSLCDMAPASTMVNESKFSINGILIKDFEVRVLHADQAYFETFNLKMIAGKSLSKSDTVNSYVVNETFLKKMNIASPELALGKLIRIDNHEARITGVVKDFNDKSLHQEISPLALSSDKGLYTNLAIKMERKDLLESMKQVESLWNTIFPQEVYEADFVSDDLNRYYQTEKVMGVLFQNFSVVIIFISFIGLFGLVSFVASQRTREVAIRKVLGATDFELVKLLNGSFLLLVFLSNLVAWPIAYLFISRWLAGYAYRIELNIWPFAIAMFTSMGITLLTVSFRSFSAARTNPADALKDE; this is encoded by the coding sequence ATGATTAAACTCAACTTCAAAATTGCCTTACGTAACTTATGGAAGTATAAGACCTATACTTTGATAAACATTGCCGGCCTTACAGTGGGAATGGCATGCTGTATCCTGATATTTATTTTTATCCGGTATCAGCTTAGTTTTGATAGCCAGTTTAAATACAGCGATCGTATTTACAGGATAGTCACTAACTGGAAAATGGCTGCTGGAACCAATACTTCCCAAGGTGTGCCTATTCCGCTGGTGAAAGCCATAACGCAGGATTTCCCACAGGTAGAAAAAGCAGCAGCTATCCAGGGCTCTTATGGGATGATCAGTATTAACAATTTTTCAGGCAAACCCGGTCTTAGAGAGACATCCCGCCTGTTTTATGCACAACCTGCATTTTTTGAAATCTTTAATTTCACCTGGCTTGCAGGGAATCCTCAACAAGCATTAAGCCAGCCGAACACCGTAGTGCTATCTGATGCTAAAGCAATTCAATATTTTGGAGACTGGCATAAGGCTGTAGGGAAATCCATCCGATTGAACAACAAAGCAGATTTAAAGGTAACAGGTGTATTCAAAGCGCTTTCTGAAAATACCAGTTTGCCGCTTCATGTGGTTTTAAGCTATGCGACCTTTCCGGATAAAAATGATAAAAACTGGAACTATGTGATCTCTCATTCTGAATGCTACATTCTACTAAAAAAAGAAGTTGGAATCCATGATTTAGCTGCTTCTTTAGCTGCGTTCAATCATAAACACTACAATGACACAGATAAACAGGGGCAGCAATATCATTCATTCCAACCACTGAAAGATATACATCACAATGGGCTTTATGGGAACTTCGCCCATAAAACGATGGAAAAGAAGGAAATTTATGGGCTGGTGATTATTGGTGTTTTTTTACTCCTCACTGCTTGCATTAACTTTATTAATATATCGACTGCACAAGCCATAAACCGGTCAAAAGAAGTTGGTATCCGTAAGGTAATGGGTAGCGGACGCAAACAGCTTATGATCCAGTTTTTAGCAGAAACACTAACGCTTAGTCTTATCGCTTTATTAATTGCCTGCGTGCTGACAGAAATCACAATTCCTTATTTACAGCATCTTTTTGATGAACCTATTTCTTTCAGTTTGTTTGAACACCCGGTAATCTTTGTCTTTCTTGCTGGGCTGGTGCTTACCGTCGGTTTGCTTGCGGGTTTCTATCCTGCAATGGTTATGTCGGGATTTAGTCCTGCACTAGCTATTAAGAACAAAGTAGCTTCCAATCAGGCTGGTGGGTTAGGACTGCGCAGAATTCTGGTTGTTGTCCAGTTTACGATTACTGTTGTGCTGATTATTTCTACGCTGGTAGTTTTAAAGCAAATGAACTATATGCGGCAAAAACCACTGGGCTTTAATCCAGATGCAGTTGCTATGATCCGTTTACCAAATGATAGTCAGAATCAGCCAAAACAAAACCAGCTAAGAGAGCGGATATTAACTATACCGGGTGTTAGCCAGGTTAGCCTTTGCGACATGGCTCCTGCTTCAACTATGGTGAATGAAAGTAAATTCTCCATAAACGGGATTCTGATTAAAGATTTCGAAGTGCGGGTATTACATGCAGACCAGGCTTATTTTGAAACTTTTAACCTGAAGATGATTGCCGGAAAAAGCTTATCAAAAAGTGATACGGTTAATTCATATGTGGTGAATGAAACCTTTCTGAAAAAGATGAATATAGCAAGTCCGGAGCTTGCACTTGGAAAGTTAATCCGCATTGATAACCATGAGGCCAGGATAACGGGAGTGGTGAAGGATTTTAATGATAAGTCTCTGCATCAGGAAATTTCTCCACTTGCACTTTCTTCCGACAAAGGTCTGTACACAAATCTGGCTATTAAAATGGAACGGAAAGATTTGCTGGAGTCCATGAAACAAGTGGAAAGTTTATGGAATACTATTTTTCCGCAGGAGGTCTACGAGGCGGATTTTGTTAGTGATGACTTAAACAGATACTATCAGACGGAGAAAGTAATGGGTGTCTTATTTCAAAACTTTTCAGTGGTGATTATCTTCATTTCATTTATTGGTTTATTTGGCCTGGTATCTTTTGTGGCCTCGCAGCGTACACGTGAAGTGGCGATCAGAAAAGTTTTGGGTGCTACTGATTTTGAACTGGTCAAGCTGCTGAATGGTTCATTTTTACTACTGGTATTTTTGTCGAATTTAGTGGCATGGCCAATTGCTTATCTCTTTATCAGCAGGTGGTTGGCTGGTTATGCTTACCGGATTGAACTCAATATATGGCCTTTTGCAATTGCCATGTTTACCTCAATGGGCATCACCCTGCTGACGGTCAGCTTCCGTTCTTTTAGTGCCGCAAGAACAAATCCGGCAGATGCATTGAAAGACGAATAA
- a CDS encoding ABC transporter ATP-binding protein, giving the protein MIQLQNIEKYYANKGLKSYILRHVSTTIQQGEFVSIMGPSGAGKSTLLNILGMLEEPTYGSYEFMGENVVSLNERKRIELYRNHIGFVFQAYHLIDEMTVAENIEAPLLYKKVGSAERKSRVAEMLDRFNMVAKKDLFPNQLSGGQQQLVGIARALAAQPLIILADEPTGNLQSAQALQIMDLFKKLNEEENITIIQVTHSEINAGYGTRILHLLDGVISEDLQVVV; this is encoded by the coding sequence ATGATACAATTACAGAATATAGAAAAATACTACGCAAACAAAGGACTGAAAAGTTATATCCTCAGACATGTGAGCACAACCATACAACAAGGCGAGTTTGTTTCGATTATGGGGCCTTCTGGTGCCGGTAAATCTACTTTACTGAATATTTTGGGAATGTTGGAAGAGCCTACTTACGGAAGTTATGAGTTTATGGGCGAAAATGTAGTTTCATTGAATGAGCGCAAAAGGATAGAACTTTACAGAAATCATATCGGTTTTGTTTTCCAGGCTTATCATTTGATAGATGAGATGACTGTTGCCGAGAATATTGAAGCGCCTTTACTTTATAAAAAGGTAGGTAGTGCAGAACGTAAAAGCCGCGTGGCAGAAATGCTTGACCGCTTTAACATGGTCGCTAAAAAAGATCTTTTCCCTAATCAGTTATCAGGTGGTCAGCAACAACTGGTGGGTATTGCAAGGGCTTTAGCAGCACAACCACTAATTATCCTGGCAGATGAGCCAACAGGAAATTTGCAGTCAGCACAGGCTTTGCAAATCATGGATCTTTTCAAAAAACTGAATGAAGAAGAAAACATTACTATTATCCAGGTAACGCACTCTGAAATCAATGCAGGTTATGGTACACGTATTTTACATTTGCTTGATGGAGTAATCAGTGAGGATCTTCAGGTGGTGGTATAA
- a CDS encoding ABC transporter substrate-binding protein, whose protein sequence is MLRQFTDQLDQTITINYPPKRIISIVPSQTELLFELGLNKEVIGLTKFCIHPAQQFKAKTKVGGTKKLNIELIRSLKPDLIIGNKEENTKEDIELLRKEFPVWMSDIFTLEDAMKTITQIAELVDRQPEAAYLNYLINAGFTDLQTLALQQGIAKTVAYLIWKGPYMLAGRNTFIDDILVKNGLTNVIKADRYPEIELQELAALKPELILLSSEPYPFREKHIEELKMAIPGSKLMLVDGEMFSWYGSRLVKAVQYLFQLQKELK, encoded by the coding sequence ATGTTACGTCAGTTTACCGATCAGCTTGATCAGACCATTACGATTAATTATCCACCAAAGCGGATCATTTCTATTGTGCCTTCCCAAACCGAATTATTGTTTGAACTGGGCTTGAATAAAGAAGTGATCGGGCTGACTAAGTTTTGCATTCATCCTGCGCAGCAGTTTAAGGCTAAAACTAAAGTAGGAGGGACGAAGAAACTTAATATCGAACTGATCAGAAGCCTGAAGCCTGATTTAATTATTGGCAACAAGGAAGAAAATACGAAAGAAGATATAGAATTGCTCCGGAAAGAGTTTCCAGTATGGATGAGTGATATTTTTACGTTGGAAGATGCCATGAAAACCATTACGCAGATTGCAGAACTGGTAGACAGGCAACCTGAAGCAGCTTACTTAAATTATCTGATCAACGCGGGGTTTACAGATCTGCAAACTTTAGCTTTACAGCAGGGGATAGCTAAAACAGTCGCTTACCTGATCTGGAAGGGCCCTTACATGCTGGCTGGAAGAAATACTTTCATTGATGATATTTTGGTTAAAAACGGGCTGACTAATGTGATTAAGGCTGATCGTTACCCTGAAATTGAACTTCAGGAGCTGGCCGCATTAAAGCCGGAACTGATTTTACTCTCTTCAGAACCGTATCCTTTCCGGGAAAAGCATATAGAGGAATTGAAAATGGCCATCCCAGGATCCAAATTGATGCTGGTAGACGGCGAAATGTTCTCCTGGTATGGCAGCAGATTGGTCAAAGCGGTTCAATATTTATTTCAGTTGCAAAAAGAATTAAAATAA
- a CDS encoding Fic family protein has product MNELLRKYDSLVLEYNKTIVESFSIQDFREYNEILFSAHNCAVEGNTFTVDETRELRQQGINLKLHNRSLYEAYEILDHFKAYDFLFNNPDQPLTEELIKQTQKILTENTIKFSKGYEPGEYTDTQMAAGDTVFGDYKTSIARMPSLITSTQKAIEKAELHPLDISARFHQFFIYLHPFPDGNGRTGRLISNFILAKFNQPHLIIGTVEKAAYVDALKQSAKHQDTDILTVFFAETAISRMQREIDQQKNLTQNFTMSFKPTQKGKA; this is encoded by the coding sequence ATGAATGAGCTGCTCAGAAAATATGATTCGCTGGTATTGGAATACAACAAAACAATTGTTGAAAGTTTCAGTATACAAGATTTTAGAGAATACAATGAAATCTTATTTTCAGCCCATAATTGTGCTGTAGAAGGCAATACTTTTACAGTTGATGAAACCCGTGAATTAAGACAACAGGGCATCAATTTAAAATTGCACAACCGATCTCTTTATGAAGCTTACGAAATTCTTGATCACTTTAAAGCTTACGACTTCCTTTTTAATAACCCGGATCAGCCCTTAACAGAGGAATTGATCAAACAAACTCAAAAAATCTTAACAGAAAATACAATCAAGTTTTCAAAAGGGTATGAGCCGGGTGAATATACTGATACTCAAATGGCAGCCGGAGATACTGTTTTTGGTGATTATAAAACCAGTATAGCACGTATGCCCTCATTAATTACTTCTACACAAAAAGCGATTGAAAAGGCTGAACTCCATCCTTTGGACATTAGTGCAAGGTTTCATCAGTTTTTTATTTACCTGCATCCATTCCCTGATGGGAATGGGCGAACCGGGCGATTAATCTCAAACTTTATACTGGCTAAATTCAATCAGCCTCATTTAATCATTGGTACAGTTGAAAAGGCAGCCTATGTTGACGCCTTAAAACAGTCCGCCAAACATCAGGATACAGATATTTTAACTGTTTTTTTTGCTGAAACAGCTATCAGCAGAATGCAAAGAGAAATAGATCAGCAGAAAAATCTGACTCAGAACTTCACCATGAGTTTCAAACCAACCCAAAAAGGTAAAGCTTGA
- the tig gene encoding trigger factor, with the protein MNITQEKIDNLNAVVKIKISPEDYTEKVDKTIKEQAKKSTLPGFRKGMVPAAHIKKMYGRSILVETINALLSENLNKFLTENKVEILGQPVPVVDNTKDFKWDGTDDFEFDYEIGLAPAVEVNITAKDKFTQYNVKADDETLASRIKNIRRSYGKMTNPEVSADDDVLYAELAQLSPDGSVFEGGITNTGSIRLDQVKDKAILKSLIGLKKDAVLELDLQKALGNNQAVIAKLLNIGEDEAKDLQSKFQVTVKNINRLEESDLNQEFFDKIFGEGIVTDEAGFTAKITEEIEGMFKQDADRKLQNDMYTQLTENVKMDLPDEFLRKWLKATNEKLSDAELEEGYNDFAKNLKWTLIENKIIKDNSIEIKYEDVFQTAKQRLDAQFRMYSPAPMPEDQLSQYTATFLQEKDNANRIFEEVKAIKVFEYIQSVATLDQKDIAYNKFQELVESV; encoded by the coding sequence ATGAATATTACACAGGAAAAAATTGACAACTTAAATGCAGTTGTAAAGATTAAAATTTCGCCTGAAGATTATACTGAAAAGGTCGATAAAACTATTAAAGAACAAGCGAAAAAATCTACCCTTCCGGGATTCCGTAAAGGAATGGTTCCTGCTGCACATATTAAGAAAATGTATGGTAGAAGTATCCTTGTGGAAACTATAAACGCTTTATTAAGCGAAAACCTGAATAAATTCCTGACAGAAAATAAAGTTGAAATCCTTGGTCAGCCGGTTCCGGTTGTTGATAATACCAAAGATTTTAAATGGGATGGTACTGACGATTTTGAATTTGACTACGAAATTGGTCTTGCTCCAGCAGTTGAAGTTAACATCACTGCGAAAGATAAATTTACACAATACAATGTAAAAGCAGATGACGAGACTCTAGCTTCCCGTATCAAAAACATCCGCCGCAGCTATGGCAAAATGACAAACCCGGAAGTTTCGGCAGACGATGATGTACTTTATGCCGAATTAGCACAACTTTCTCCTGATGGTTCAGTTTTTGAAGGTGGAATTACCAATACTGGTTCTATCCGTTTAGATCAGGTTAAAGACAAAGCAATTTTAAAATCTTTAATCGGACTTAAAAAAGATGCAGTACTTGAATTAGATCTTCAGAAAGCACTGGGAAACAACCAGGCGGTAATTGCCAAGTTGTTAAACATTGGAGAAGATGAAGCTAAGGATCTGCAATCTAAATTCCAGGTAACGGTTAAAAATATCAACCGCTTAGAGGAATCTGATTTGAACCAGGAGTTCTTTGATAAAATATTTGGTGAAGGTATCGTTACTGACGAAGCTGGTTTTACTGCAAAAATCACAGAAGAAATTGAAGGTATGTTCAAACAGGATGCGGACCGCAAACTGCAAAATGACATGTATACTCAGTTAACTGAAAACGTGAAAATGGATTTGCCTGATGAATTTTTAAGAAAGTGGTTAAAAGCTACCAACGAAAAATTATCCGATGCAGAACTGGAAGAAGGTTACAATGATTTCGCGAAAAACCTGAAATGGACTTTAATTGAAAATAAGATCATTAAAGACAACAGTATCGAAATTAAATACGAAGATGTATTCCAAACAGCTAAACAACGTTTAGATGCGCAATTCAGGATGTACAGTCCAGCTCCAATGCCGGAAGATCAGTTGTCACAATACACAGCTACATTCCTGCAGGAAAAAGACAACGCAAACCGTATATTCGAAGAGGTAAAAGCAATTAAAGTTTTTGAATACATTCAGTCGGTTGCCACTTTAGACCAAAAAGATATAGCTTATAATAAATTTCAAGAGTTAGTTGAATCTGTATAA
- the clpP gene encoding ATP-dependent Clp endopeptidase proteolytic subunit ClpP, which produces MNIDKDEFRKYAVKHHRINGLNVDRYIGHTNSSPKSMTPYIIEERQLNVAQMDVFSRLMMDRIIFLGDAIHDGNANIIQAQLLFLQSTDNNRDIQIYINSPGGSVYAGLGIYDTMQYITPDVATICTGMAASMGAVLLVAGAKGKRAALTHSRVMIHQPSGGSQGVASDMEINLREMLKLKKELYDIISDHSGQSYEWVEKASDRDYWMKADEAKSFGMIDEVLGSNKK; this is translated from the coding sequence ATGAATATAGATAAAGACGAATTTAGAAAATATGCAGTTAAACATCACCGTATAAACGGCTTAAATGTAGATCGTTATATTGGTCATACAAATAGTTCACCAAAAAGCATGACTCCATACATCATTGAAGAACGTCAGTTGAACGTTGCTCAGATGGATGTGTTCTCCCGCTTAATGATGGACAGAATTATCTTTTTAGGTGACGCTATCCATGATGGTAATGCAAATATCATTCAGGCGCAGTTACTGTTCTTACAGTCAACTGACAACAACAGAGATATTCAGATTTATATCAACTCACCAGGTGGGTCTGTTTACGCTGGTCTGGGTATTTATGATACGATGCAGTACATCACTCCTGATGTAGCTACCATCTGTACAGGTATGGCGGCATCAATGGGTGCGGTTTTATTAGTCGCAGGTGCTAAAGGTAAACGTGCGGCATTGACACATTCACGTGTAATGATCCACCAGCCTTCAGGAGGTTCACAAGGTGTGGCTTCAGATATGGAGATCAACTTAAGAGAGATGCTTAAATTGAAAAAAGAATTATATGATATCATTTCTGACCATTCAGGACAGAGTTACGAATGGGTAGAAAAAGCATCTGACCGTGATTACTGGATGAAAGCAGATGAAGCTAAAAGCTTCGGAATGATTGATGAAGTATTAGGTTCGAATAAAAAATAG
- the clpX gene encoding ATP-dependent Clp protease ATP-binding subunit ClpX, whose protein sequence is MAKQTKESRCSFCGSNKQDTLMLIEGLDAYICDKCVTQAHQLVLQEFGNKQAKSLDAAGPLLKPMEIKAHIDQYVIGQDDAKKVLSVAVYNHYKRLGQKIDAVDEVEIEKSNIMLVGETGTGKTLLAKTIAKILHVPFCICDATVLTEAGYVGEDVESILTRLLQAADYDVASAERGIVYIDEVDKVARKSDNPSITRDVSGEGVQQALLKILEGTIVNVPPQGGRKHPDQKMIPVNTNNILFICGGAFDGIERKIANRLRTQAVGYKVKKDDTELDLDNLYKYITPADLKSFGLIPELIGRVPVLTHLNPLDKQALRNILTEPKNSLFRQYVKLFEFEGVNLVFEDEVLDFIVDKAMEYKLGARGLRSICEAIMLDAMFDIPSDPTIKELVISLGYAVEKFEKADFKKLKAA, encoded by the coding sequence ATGGCTAAACAAACTAAAGAATCCCGTTGCTCTTTTTGCGGTTCAAATAAGCAGGATACTTTAATGCTTATTGAAGGGCTTGATGCATACATTTGCGATAAATGCGTGACACAGGCTCATCAACTGGTGCTGCAGGAATTTGGCAATAAACAAGCTAAATCACTGGATGCTGCCGGCCCCCTCTTAAAGCCAATGGAGATTAAAGCACATATTGATCAATACGTTATTGGGCAGGATGATGCTAAGAAAGTACTTTCTGTAGCCGTATATAACCACTATAAAAGGTTAGGACAGAAGATTGATGCAGTGGATGAAGTGGAGATTGAGAAATCTAACATCATGCTGGTTGGTGAAACTGGTACAGGTAAAACTTTGCTGGCGAAAACAATCGCTAAAATTCTTCACGTACCTTTCTGTATCTGTGATGCTACGGTATTAACAGAAGCAGGTTATGTGGGTGAAGATGTAGAAAGTATTCTGACCCGCTTACTTCAGGCAGCAGATTATGATGTAGCTTCTGCTGAACGCGGAATTGTTTATATCGATGAGGTAGATAAAGTTGCGCGTAAAAGCGATAACCCTTCTATTACCAGAGATGTATCGGGAGAAGGTGTACAACAGGCTTTATTAAAGATCCTGGAAGGTACCATCGTCAATGTTCCGCCTCAGGGTGGACGTAAACACCCTGATCAGAAAATGATTCCTGTGAACACGAATAATATCCTGTTTATCTGTGGTGGTGCATTTGATGGCATTGAACGTAAAATTGCCAACAGATTGCGTACCCAGGCAGTAGGTTATAAAGTTAAAAAGGATGACACTGAACTTGACCTGGACAATCTGTACAAGTATATCACACCTGCTGATTTAAAATCTTTTGGTTTGATCCCTGAGCTGATTGGACGTGTTCCGGTATTAACTCACCTGAATCCGCTGGATAAACAAGCATTACGTAATATATTAACGGAACCTAAGAATTCTTTATTCCGTCAGTATGTGAAGTTGTTTGAATTTGAAGGGGTAAATCTTGTATTTGAAGATGAAGTTTTAGACTTTATCGTAGATAAGGCCATGGAATATAAGTTAGGTGCAAGGGGATTAAGATCTATTTGTGAAGCTATTATGCTGGATGCGATGTTTGACATCCCGTCTGACCCAACTATTAAGGAACTGGTCATCTCGCTCGGATATGCGGTGGAGAAATTTGAAAAGGCAGACTTTAAGAAGTTAAAAGCTGCTTAA
- a CDS encoding AMP nucleosidase gives MNEEKEVKKDEAIVKKSKKNKEVDSPVKPGLKSKGDIVKNWLPRYTGRPLEEFGEYILLTNFSKYLQMFSEWNDNAPIMGLDKPMQSVTANGITIINFGMGSPMAATMMDLLTAIMPKAVLFLGKCGGLKKKNQLGDLILPIAAIRGEGTSNDYLPAEVPALPSFALQKAISTTIRDHSRDYWTGTCYTTNRRVWEHDKHFKKYLKTLRAMAVDMETATIFTTGFANKIPTGALLLVSDQPMIPEGVKTTESDSSVTTNYVDTHLKIGIDSLKQLINNGLTVKHLKF, from the coding sequence ATGAACGAAGAAAAAGAAGTAAAAAAAGACGAGGCTATTGTAAAAAAATCAAAAAAGAACAAAGAAGTAGATTCACCGGTAAAACCGGGTTTGAAATCTAAAGGAGATATCGTTAAAAACTGGTTACCAAGATATACCGGCCGTCCGCTGGAAGAATTCGGAGAATACATTTTACTGACCAATTTTAGTAAATACTTACAAATGTTCTCGGAATGGAATGATAATGCACCAATCATGGGATTGGATAAACCAATGCAAAGTGTAACTGCAAATGGGATTACGATTATAAATTTTGGTATGGGAAGCCCGATGGCGGCAACGATGATGGATTTACTGACTGCAATTATGCCTAAAGCAGTATTGTTTTTAGGAAAGTGCGGTGGCTTAAAAAAGAAAAACCAATTAGGAGATCTTATCCTTCCGATTGCTGCAATCAGGGGAGAAGGTACTTCTAATGATTATCTTCCGGCAGAAGTGCCTGCATTGCCTTCATTTGCTTTACAAAAAGCGATCTCTACCACTATCCGTGATCACTCACGCGATTACTGGACAGGAACATGTTATACCACTAACCGCAGGGTTTGGGAGCACGATAAGCATTTCAAGAAATATCTTAAAACTTTGAGAGCAATGGCAGTAGATATGGAAACAGCAACAATTTTCACCACTGGTTTTGCCAATAAAATCCCTACTGGTGCTTTATTGTTGGTTTCTGATCAGCCAATGATTCCTGAAGGCGTGAAAACTACTGAAAGCGATAGTTCAGTAACTACAAATTATGTAGATACACACCTTAAAATTGGTATTGATTCTCTGAAACAATTAATCAACAATGGATTAACTGTTAAACACCTTAAATTCTAA
- a CDS encoding SixA phosphatase family protein: protein MAKQLVLVRHGKSDWAASGTADFDRPLNHRGNKNAPEMAERMSKRNLIPELLVSSPAKRALTTAKHFAETWNIPKEEIHKEPSIYEANTTALLAVVNKLDPKYDRVALFGHNPGLTDFLNYLADAHIYNLPTASMVYIDFPFDDWSMVSHHTGSLQLFDYPKNTDSI from the coding sequence ATGGCAAAACAACTGGTATTAGTAAGACATGGCAAATCGGACTGGGCGGCAAGCGGAACTGCTGACTTTGACAGACCATTAAATCACCGGGGTAACAAAAATGCCCCCGAAATGGCAGAGCGAATGAGTAAAAGAAACCTTATTCCCGAATTATTAGTGAGCAGCCCGGCTAAAAGAGCTTTGACTACCGCTAAACACTTTGCAGAAACCTGGAATATCCCAAAGGAAGAGATTCATAAAGAACCATCTATTTACGAAGCCAATACCACAGCTTTATTAGCGGTAGTGAATAAACTGGATCCGAAATATGACCGGGTGGCACTTTTCGGGCATAATCCCGGATTAACAGATTTCCTAAACTATCTTGCTGATGCACATATCTATAATCTGCCCACTGCAAGTATGGTATATATAGATTTCCCATTTGATGACTGGTCAATGGTAAGCCATCATACAGGAAGTCTACAGTTATTTGATTATCCTAAAAATACCGATTCTATTTAG
- a CDS encoding glycosyltransferase family 9 protein produces MSIPKKILVIRFSSMGDIIYTTPVIRCLKLQIPGCEVHFLTKEQFKYIYQQNPYLTKLHFLKPTLAETIRDIKAEKFDLIIDLHNNLRTTIIKLSTRIPSSTYKKDTVKKWLALKFKWTSLFSKDHLVDRYLETVKFLGVKNDNKPIDYYIAKEYQIRDLLPVTHQEKFVAFVIGATHFTKRLPNHKIIEICKGINLPIVLLGGNDVKDNAEEIKLAVGDNIYSTCGLTNLDQSVFLVSKAHKVIGFDTGLTHIAEAFDKPIASIWGGTTPELLGVYPYKIKNSLLAGIDLACRPCSKFGLEQCPLGHFDCMEKLPGEIIVNFSNE; encoded by the coding sequence TTGAGCATACCTAAAAAGATATTGGTGATCAGATTCAGCTCTATGGGTGATATTATTTATACCACACCCGTTATCCGCTGTTTAAAACTGCAAATACCAGGTTGTGAAGTTCACTTTCTGACCAAGGAACAGTTTAAATATATCTATCAGCAAAATCCATATTTAACAAAATTACACTTCTTAAAACCGACCCTGGCAGAGACTATCAGGGATATTAAAGCGGAGAAATTTGATCTGATTATTGACCTGCACAATAACCTGCGCACAACAATTATCAAGTTATCAACCCGGATCCCTTCTTCCACCTATAAAAAAGATACGGTAAAAAAATGGCTAGCCCTGAAATTCAAATGGACAAGTCTTTTCTCTAAAGATCATTTAGTAGACCGCTACCTGGAAACTGTAAAGTTTCTTGGCGTAAAAAATGACAACAAACCAATTGATTATTACATAGCGAAAGAATATCAAATCCGGGACCTGCTTCCTGTTACACATCAGGAAAAATTCGTCGCTTTCGTTATTGGCGCTACGCATTTCACCAAAAGATTACCTAACCATAAGATTATAGAGATCTGTAAAGGGATTAATCTTCCTATTGTGCTGTTAGGAGGAAATGACGTTAAAGACAATGCAGAAGAGATTAAACTAGCTGTAGGCGATAACATCTATTCTACTTGTGGTCTGACTAACCTGGATCAGTCCGTATTCCTTGTATCCAAAGCGCATAAAGTGATCGGTTTTGACACCGGTCTGACCCATATTGCCGAAGCATTTGACAAACCAATAGCTTCAATCTGGGGAGGCACTACACCCGAATTATTAGGCGTATATCCTTATAAAATAAAAAACTCATTGCTGGCAGGTATTGATTTAGCCTGCAGACCCTGCTCTAAATTTGGATTAGAGCAATGCCCGCTTGGACATTTTGACTGTATGGAAAAACTTCCGGGTGAGATAATTGTTAATTTCTCAAACGAATAA